From the genome of Lagopus muta isolate bLagMut1 chromosome 35 unlocalized genomic scaffold, bLagMut1 primary SUPER_35_unloc_1, whole genome shotgun sequence, one region includes:
- the LOC125687485 gene encoding uncharacterized PPE family protein PPE21-like isoform X7 has protein sequence MLGFGVNGASQVGFWGHWDPFCWVLGSLGSHLLGFGVGGIPSVELWDQWDPFCWVLGSVGHHRLGFGVIGIPYVGFWGQWDPNCWVLGSLRSLLLGFGAPYVGFWGQWGITGWVLGSLGHHTLGFGVNGAPYVGFWGHYDPLCWVLGSMGSHLLGFGVHGIPSVGFWGQWGPLCWVLGSLGSLLLGFGMDRIPSVGFWGQWGALCWVLGSLGSFLLGFGVGGIPSLGFWGHWDPFCWVLGSLDPFYWVLGSVGAPNPPNLHPSPPNHPNLNPNPSPVGFGVNGAPSVGFWGHWDPNCWVLGLKGSHLLGFGVNGAPYVGFGVIGIPSIGFWGHWNPFYWVLGWIGSHLLGFGVIGAPYVGFWGHWDPICWVLGSL, from the exons atgttgggttttggggtcaatggggcatcacag gttgggttttggggtcattgggatcccttctgttgggttttggggtcattgggatcccatctgttgggttttggggttggtgGGATCCCTTCTGTTGAGCTTTGGGATCAGTGGGATCccttctgttgggttttggggtcagtggggcatcacaggttgggttttggggtcattgggatcccttatgttgggttttggggtcaatgggatcccaactgttgggttttggggtcattgcGATCccttctgttgggttttggggcaccttatgttgggttctggggtcaatggggcatcacaggttgggttttggggtcattggggcaCCACacgttgggttttggggtcaatggggcaccttatgttgggttttggggtcattatGATCccttatgttgggttttggggtccatGGGATcccatctgttgggttttggggtccatGGGATcccatctgttgggttttggggtcaatggggccccttatgttgggttttggggtcattgggatccctTCTATTGGGTTTTGGGATGGATAGGATcccatctgttgggttttggggtcaatggggcgccttatgttgggttttggggtcattagGATCctttctgttgggttttggggttggtgGGATCCCTTCTcttgggttttggggtcattgggatcccttctgttgggttttggggtcattggatCCCTTCtattgggttttggggtcggtCGGAGCCCCAAACCCCCCCAATCTCCACCCCAGCCCCCCAAACCACCCCAATCTCAACCCCAACCCCTCAcctgttgggtttggggtcaatggggcaccttctgttgggttttggggtcattgggatcccaactgttgggttttggggttgaAGGGATcccatctgttgggttttggggtcaatggggcccCTTAtgttggatttggggtcattgggatcccttctattgggttttggggtcattggaaTCCCTTCTATTGGGTTTTGGGATGGATAGGATcccatctgttgggttttggggtcattggggcaccttatgttgggttttggggtcattgggatcccatctgttgggttttggggtcattatGA
- the LOC125687485 gene encoding uncharacterized protein LOC125687485 isoform X6, with amino-acid sequence MCWVWGLWDPMCWVWGHWDPFYWVLGSLGSLLLGFGMDRIPSVGFWGQWGPLCWIWGHWDPKCWVLGSLDPFYWVLGSVGAPQTPPISPPAPQSAPHLGFWSLPCWIWGHWDPFYWVLGWIGSHLLAFGVNGAPYVGFWGQWGTLCWVLLGFGVIGIPSVGFWGHWDPFCWVLGSVGRLMLGYGASGASHVGFWGQCGTFCWVLGSLGSQLLGFGVSGAPYVGIWGQWGQWGTLCWDLGSLGSHMLGFGVIGIPSVGFWGHWDPFCWVLGSLGHHRLGFGVSCIACVGFWGQWGTFCWVLGSLGSHLLGFGVIGIPSFGFWGHYDPFCWVLGSLGHLMLGFGVNGAPYVGFWGHWDPICWVLGSLGSLLLGFGVIGIPSVGFWGWWDPFC; translated from the exons AtgtgttgggtttggggtctttgggATCCCAtgtgttgggtttggggtcattgggatcccttctattgggttttggggtcattgggatccctTCTATTGGGTTTTGGGATGGATAGGATCCCATCTGTTGGcttttggggtcaatggggcccCTTAtgttggatttggggtcattgggatcctaagtgttgggttttggggtcattggatCCCTTCTATTGGGTTTTGGGATCGGTGGGagccccccaaacccccccaatctcccccccagccccccaatCCGCCCCACATTTGGGGTTTTGGAGTCTCCCCtgttggatttggggtcattgggatccctTCTATTGGGTTTTGGGATGGATAGGATCCCATCTGTTGGcttttggggtcaatggggcaccttatgttgggttttggggtcaatggggcaccttatgttgggttctgttgggttttggggtcattgggatcccttctgttgggttttggggtcattgggatcctTTCTGTTGGGTTCTGGGCTCAGTGGGGCGCCTTATGTTGGGTTATGGGGCCAGTGGGGCATCACACGTTGGGTTCTGGGGTCAATGTGGCAccttctgttgggttttggggtcattgggatcccaactgttgggttttggggtcagtggggcaccttatgttgggatttggggtcaatggggtcaatggggcaccttatgttgggatttggggtcattgggatcccatatgttgggttttggggtcattgggatcccatctgttgggttttggggtcattgggatcccttctgttgggttttggggtcattggggcaTCAcaggttgggttttggggtcagttGCATTGCATgcgttgggttttggggtcaatggggaaccttctgttgggttttggggtcgtTGGGATcccatctgttgggttttggggtcattgggatcccatcctttgggttttggggtcattatGACCccttctgttgggttttggggtcattggggcaccttatgttgggttttggggtcaatggggcaccttatgttgggttttggggtcattgggatcccatct gttgggttttggggtcattgggatcccttctgttgggttttggggtcattgggatcccatctgttgggttttggggttggtgGGATCCCTTCTGTTGA
- the LOC125687485 gene encoding uncharacterized protein LOC125687485 isoform X1 has protein sequence MCWVWGLWDPMCWVWGHWDPFYWVLGSLGSLLLGFGMDRIPSVGFWGQWGPLCWIWGHWDPKCWVLGSLDPFYWVLGSVGAPQTPPISPPAPQSAPHLGFWSLPCWIWGHWDPFYWVLGWIGSHLLAFGVNGAPYVGFWGQWGTLCWVLLGFGVIGIPSVGFWGHWDPFCWVLGSVGRLMLGYGASGASHVGFWGQCGTFCWVLGSLGSQLLGFGVSGAPYVGIWGQWGQWGTLCWDLGSLGSHMLGFGVIGIPSVGFWGHWDPFCWVLGSLGSHLLGFGVGGIPSVELWDQWDPFCWVLGSVGHHRLGFGVIGIPYVGFWGQWDPNCWVLGSLRSLLLGFGAPYVGFWGQWGITGWVLGSLGHHTLGFGVNGAPYVGFWGHYDPLCWVLGSMGSHLLGFGVHGIPSVGFWGQWGPLCWVLGSLGSLLLGFGMDRIPSVGFWGQWGALCWVLGSLGSFLLGFGVGGIPSLGFWGHWDPFCWVLGSLDPFYWVLGSVGAPNPPNLHPSPPNHPNLNPNPSPVGFGVNGAPSVGFWGHWDPNCWVLGLKGSHLLGFGVNGAPYVGFGVIGIPSIGFWGHWNPFYWVLGWIGSHLLGFGVIGAPYVGFWGHWDPICWVLGSL, from the exons AtgtgttgggtttggggtctttgggATCCCAtgtgttgggtttggggtcattgggatcccttctattgggttttggggtcattgggatccctTCTATTGGGTTTTGGGATGGATAGGATCCCATCTGTTGGcttttggggtcaatggggcccCTTAtgttggatttggggtcattgggatcctaagtgttgggttttggggtcattggatCCCTTCTATTGGGTTTTGGGATCGGTGGGagccccccaaacccccccaatctcccccccagccccccaatCCGCCCCACATTTGGGGTTTTGGAGTCTCCCCtgttggatttggggtcattgggatccctTCTATTGGGTTTTGGGATGGATAGGATCCCATCTGTTGGcttttggggtcaatggggcaccttatgttgggttttggggtcaatggggcaccttatgttgggttctgttgggttttggggtcattgggatcccttctgttgggttttggggtcattgggatcctTTCTGTTGGGTTCTGGGCTCAGTGGGGCGCCTTATGTTGGGTTATGGGGCCAGTGGGGCATCACACGTTGGGTTCTGGGGTCAATGTGGCAccttctgttgggttttggggtcattgggatcccaactgttgggttttggggtcagtggggcaccttatgttgggatttggggtcaatggggtcaatggggcaccttatgttgggatttggggtcattgggatcccatatgttgggttttggggtcattgggatcccatct gttgggttttggggtcattgggatcccttctgttgggttttggggtcattgggatcccatctgttgggttttggggttggtgGGATCCCTTCTGTTGAGCTTTGGGATCAGTGGGATCccttctgttgggttttggggtcagtggggcatcacaggttgggttttggggtcattgggatcccttatgttgggttttggggtcaatgggatcccaactgttgggttttggggtcattgcGATCccttctgttgggttttggggcaccttatgttgggttctggggtcaatggggcatcacaggttgggttttggggtcattggggcaCCACacgttgggttttggggtcaatggggcaccttatgttgggttttggggtcattatGATCccttatgttgggttttggggtccatGGGATcccatctgttgggttttggggtccatGGGATcccatctgttgggttttggggtcaatggggccccttatgttgggttttggggtcattgggatccctTCTATTGGGTTTTGGGATGGATAGGATcccatctgttgggttttggggtcaatggggcgccttatgttgggttttggggtcattagGATCctttctgttgggttttggggttggtgGGATCCCTTCTcttgggttttggggtcattgggatcccttctgttgggttttggggtcattggatCCCTTCtattgggttttggggtcggtCGGAGCCCCAAACCCCCCCAATCTCCACCCCAGCCCCCCAAACCACCCCAATCTCAACCCCAACCCCTCAcctgttgggtttggggtcaatggggcaccttctgttgggttttggggtcattgggatcccaactgttgggttttggggttgaAGGGATcccatctgttgggttttggggtcaatggggcccCTTAtgttggatttggggtcattgggatcccttctattgggttttggggtcattggaaTCCCTTCTATTGGGTTTTGGGATGGATAGGATcccatctgttgggttttggggtcattggggcaccttatgttgggttttggggtcattgggatcccatctgttgggttttggggtcattatGA
- the LOC125687485 gene encoding uncharacterized PPE family protein PPE40-like isoform X4: MLGFGVIGIPTVGFWGHWGTLCWVLGGFCWVLGSVGHLMLGFGVNGVNGAPYVGFWGQWGITRWVLGSLGSHLLGFGVNGAPYVGFCWVLGLVGSHLLGFGVNGAPYVGFCWVLGSLGSHLLGFGVIGIPSIGFWGQSKPQTTPISTPAPQTAPHLGFWSLTCWFWGHWDPICWVLGSVGSLLLGFGVSGASQVGFWGHWDPFCWVLGSLGSLMLGFGVNGAPYVGFCWVLGSVGSQLLGFGVIGIPSAGFWGQWGIMRWVLGSMGHLMLGFGVIGIPSVGFWGTLCWVLGSMGRLMLGSGVSRAPHVGFWGWWDPFCWVLGSVGHLMLGFGVIMIPYVGFWGRWGITRWVLGSMGHLMLGFGVNGAPYVGFCWVLGSMGSDLLDLGSLGSHLLGFGVIGIPSIGFWDG, encoded by the coding sequence gttgggttttggggtcagtggggcaccttatgttgggatttggggtcaatggggtcaatggggcaccttatgttgggttttggggtcaatggggcatCACacgttgggttttggggtcattgggatcccatctgttgggttttggggtcaatggggcaccttatgttgggttctgttgggttttggggttggtgGGATcccatctgttgggttttggggtcaatggggcaccttatgttgggttctgttgggttttggggtcattgggatcccatctgttgggttttggggtcattgggatcccttctattgggttttggggtcagtcgaagccccaaaccaccccaatctccaccccagccccacaaaCCGCCCCACATTTGGGGTTTTGGAGTCTCACCTGttggttttggggtcattgggatcccatctgttgggttttggggtcggtGGGATCCCTTCtattgggttttggggtcagtggggcatcacaggttgggttttggggtcattgggatcccttctgttgggttttggggtcattgggatcccttatgttgggttttggggtcaatggggcaccttatgttgggttctgttgggttttggggtcggtGGGATCCCaactgttgggttttggggtcattgggatcccatCTGCTGGGTtctggggtcaatggggcatCATGCGTTGGGTtctggggtcaatggggcaccttatgttgggttttggggtcattggaaTCCCTTCAGTTGGGTTTTGGGGCACCTTATGTTGGGTTCTGGGATCAATGGGGCGCCTTATGTTGGGTTCTGGGGTCAGTAGGGCACCACacgttgggttttggggttggtgGGATCccttctgttgggttttggggtcggtggggcaccttatgttgggttttggggtcattatGATCccttatgttgggttttggggtcgtTGGGGCATCACacgttgggttttggggtcaatggggcaccttatgttgggttttggggtcaatggggcaccttatgttgggttctgttgggttttggggtcaatgggatccgATCtgttggatttggggtcattgggatcccatctgttgggttttggggtcattgggatccctTCTATTGGGTTTTGGGATGGATAG